acaaatcaaaccaaaaaagcgcaatgagtttaatcgatgcaatgtaaaaatgattacGGAATCGCTAGCGCACgatggagggtttgctgtgcaacgcgcagaaccctaaTTCGCTCTAACACGTTTCTTacactaagcttttgctttcgtctgTTGTGTATTACACAGATATGCTAAGCAtggttgtgagtgtgcgtgtgtatgcaaaactgtcgccaaatgtaatttcttccggaatgttatgacccatcggtcaaagaacggaaggtgttcatgaaaggcggaaagacgaattgaggcccctgaGAAGGGGGGTActgacacacagctgttggaagataCCCTACCCGCAAATTTCCGTTAAATGCCTTCTAATCGCCTTGTAATCGCCGGCGAATTGAAGGCGATTAGCAGTGCATTTAGCAGTAATAAAATGCCTTTGAAATGCTTCCATGAAATATTTTGTTCTGAATTTGTCATGAACTttcatgaaacatttcatttgaatttcaaaTACCCCGGTGCAAATAATCAGGCAGTGTAATCTGTCATTCTCAAGGTTCTGTAATGATtagaattaatttgaattaattcaaatcAACCGATGAACTCCAACTGAACACAGTCCGAAGGCAGAAGAATAAAGGCAGAAGAAATAAACCGACACAGAAGAAGACTGAAGATGTTGCCGGTACgacgatccgtaaacgaatgacGTTTATTGTTCATTGCCGCGCGCACGATGATCATGACAGCGGTCATGATCAAGTTTGACACACGAAGCACAGTGGCCGCATCGTGGTCATATGTCTAAGATATTACAGCTCGGCTATCCTGACCTAGGATTGACCTCAATTCTATTCTAATTAAAGCAATACGATGCTGTCTAGTAATACATCATGTTATATGTTATTAGATCATTTCCTAAGTTTGTCTACCTCTAAAACTCCGTCATAAGGCATCTGCGTGATCTGAAATCCATCAACATCTCTAATTACATAACGGTCGTGGGGAAGTACTTTATGAACTATATAAGGGCCGCGGAACTTGCAGACGAGTTTCTTATTTGCATTAGTGGAATCTGTGTATTTGATAGTTCATTATTTTTAGAAGTATTATTTATATaagaattttcaaaaatagacaaaatgGTTGAAGTCTCTTCGAGGGATAGAGAAGGGCCAGTATCAAGTTTAAATTCAGATTCAAATGTATCAATAGCACAGATTTCACTAAAGGCATTATCTAATATACCAGATTTGCTAacgttccttttttgttcctctataGTTTTTGTAGGGATAATGCAAGTTCGTTTAAGCGGGATGTGATCTTTGAAATACATAAGGTGAACATTAAGTGCTGGAAGTAGATCCTTCCCTATGATTATTGGCCATGCCATAGATGTATGTGGCAGTATAACAAACATGTGATGGAGAATCGTCTCCCTGAATTGAATTCGGCAGTGTATTTGGCCACGAGTATAAAGATGCGAATTTCCTAAACCTTTGTAGTTGGAAGGAACTGGATCAGATAACAGGCATAAAGGTACGATCTTCTCATTAATAAAGCTTACTGGGCTACCTGTATCAAATAAGGAATATTCTTTGACTGTCATGATTATTTTCCTTGACTTAAGAAAAGAAGCACTCACCTCGTGCAATTCATTTAATGGCAGTGTTTCTGCATTATCGATATCAACGCGATTGGCCGCATCCGGATAAGCAGCAGCGCTGGTTTCAGCATTCGGACAGCTTTTATAGTTGTGTCCCAGCTGGAAGCAACGGAAACAAGCTCCTGGTGGGCGGCGTTGGCGTGTACAAGCACTCTGATGATGACCAAACTGAGAGCAATTGAAACAACGGAcagttgttggtgttgttccCCGATTAGTTGTAACCCGTTTGCGATCACTGGGAAAGGGCGTCTCGGATGATTTAGCAACATATCGTGGTCGAATCGCCTCGAACTTGTTCAAAAGTGGCTTCAAATCCTCCACTTTTTCGACCAGAAAACGCATTCCAGCGGTGTAGGACGGACTGCCAAGCCCTTCGAAGATGATGTTAATTAATTCAGGCTCAGGAACGGATGCGCGACTGGCGATTCGCTGCATATCTAATACGTAACGCAGGGCTGTCTCATGGGGCGAGAGACGACGGTTACGCAGCTGTCGGTAGACGCCTTCGGTCGTGGGTGTCACATAAAAGTTTACAACCAGCTCGTCTTTTAATTGTTGCAGCGTTGAAGCACGAGAGGCTTTAGCGACCATAGCAGCAGATCCTTTCAGTAAACGGTACACGTAGAAGAATTTATCAGAATCTTGGACGCGGCACAGAGAAAAGTGATGATCTAGCTCGTCAAGCCATTCAATGATGCACTTTGATGCATCGTCTCCAGTAAAAGGCTCAATAATTCCATCTAGCTTCAAATCGCTTGCCGAAAATTTTCCCGATTGATATTCAAGGGTTTGGACCCTTTGGCGAAGCTCTAAAAGTTCCAAGCGTCGTCGCATTTCGTTGAGTTCATTTTCGTTGTCGGCGTTGGCAGGAAGCGAAGAAGAATTCTCATTGTTAAGCGCGATGGGAGCACAAGCTACGGAAGCACTCAAAATGGTGGCAGAATCGGTATCGTTGTCGcctttcaaaatggtggatGCGCAATTTGCCGCGACGGTAGCtacggcggtggtggtggtggcggctaTGGCGGTGCTCGACGGGGGGCATATCTCACCTCGTGAGGTTGTTGCGACTGCTTCCGCTGATGTTAGTTGTAGAACGTTTTCAGAAAACATATTCCGAATTTGTGGAATAGAAGCCGTAACGGGGACTTCTATGCCCTTACTTTCAAGAGCACACAACATCTCATCTTTTGTAGGCATCGCGATGGCGGATCGTGGCGTCacctcgcacacacatacacacgcacacacttttcGCTATACTTTTTATCGTGAGGgtgcaaacagcaaaacaggtGTAGTCGATAGGAcgtatcccacttctgagatgtaatgattagaattaatttgaattaattcaaatcAACCGATGAACTCCAACTGAACACAGTCCGAAGGCAGAAGAATAAAGGCAGAAGAAATAAACCGACACAGAAGAAGACTGAAGATGTTGCCGGTACgacgatccgtaaacgaatgacGTTTATTGTTCATTGCCGCGCGCACGATGATCATGACAGCGGTCATGATCAAGTTTGACACACGAAGCACAGTGGCCGCATCGTGGTCATATGTCTAAGATATTACAGTTCGTTGAATTGTTAACGAAagtttgcaaaaacaaaacgagcgaaagagagggagatgcAGCTTTATCCATTGCTCTGTTTTTCATTATCTCTAGCCGGGTCTTTTTTCTACCGTGAGGAATTCTCCGAATGCAACGTGTTTCGAGATgtattgtgtgttgtttcgctGTTCATTATTCTCAGTTCTCGCCTGCGAATTTGTGTGGTCTTGACAAGTACATGCCATTGTTTAATGTGTTTAGATTTGCACATGGGTTGGTGCTGTTCAACAGAttccattttatttcatcGGACGAACGGCGGCTAAGAGAACTGAACCTAGGACTTTTCCTGATCTATGACCGTAAGTATTACATTGCTCTATTTGTGTCTTGCGATGGTTCAACGCAAAACCCGAAACAAGTAACCTACGTTGAAGTGATTAGGTGTTTCattaatgtgtttatttttaggtGGTGCCACAGCAATGGCGTTTTGTGTCGTTGAAACCCATGGTCCAAAAGGCCATGGAGAGTTGAGTGCAGTTCCAAGTTCGTGGGTGCAGGGAACCAGTTCAGGAAAAACATACTTACTTTGGCCAAATCAAAACATACGCGACATTTCAACATTATTATGTGATGCTGAAAGTGTTCCTTCTAAAGAATGGTCCAGGCAGCAGTGTATTATGAAGCGAAATAACATTCAGAATTACGCTGATGCTACTAAAATAATGTCAGAAATGTCCGGAGATTCATCGAGCGATTATGAAGCGGCTGCCATTAAGCAAAAAATGTTCCATCTTATAAATATATGTTTTCCCAAAAAGCATTGgaaaacataaatcaaactATTGAAGATAGTGTGATAGAAtcaaatgaatgaaaagaatCAGAATATTTAGACATGCTTGGTGATGTTACACACACCAAGAAGGAATAGAAGAAAATTGTCAACGTTGCAAAACGTTTagagaagaggaaaaatgGGCTCTACAGCAGTTGTTGGAAGGCCaacagaaaatgtttaaaagaTTAGGAGTTATTGAACGCCAGCTGGATGTAATTTTGAATAGTCATAAAAAGCACCAAACTACTACAGCGAACAGAGCATTCCAAACAATAAGCAATGAAGAAGACTGAGACTGCTTCAACATTAAGCTAGTTAATGAAGAATATTTTGAGGAAGTCGTAACAAATTTGATTTCATTGGTCAGTGACATCGACCCTGAAAGTAGAATGTTGAGTACACTCGACTTAATTTTTGATAAAGAATTCTTAACTACATGCAGCTGGACTGGAGTAGGCAAGAGTTGTTCCAAAATTCCAATAATAGCttacaaaaatgttcaaaaacttTTTCAAAGAGTAGGAAGCACACATAACGTAGTAGTTTCAGATGAGAGTGTGGCTCagttttttatgaaaaaattggAACATGCTAAACAAAGATTCCTTAATATTCAGGGTATAAGAAAACCAACCTCGcataaaaagacaaaaaaatactttataGATGAAAATGATAACATTTGTTAAACACTTGATTACATTGTAGCCATCTAATTGAATTCggaattgattgaaataaaaagtgtGTTGAATAGTAAAAAATCACATAGAATTTATTAATATCTACTAATGACATTGTAAATATGTGTAGATTAATATTATTTCTTAAGGGTATGGATTAAAGGGATGAATAAAAAAGGTTGATTATTTCCCAGTTTTATGCTTACTAatttacatttgatgctatcaAGGTCAAATTTCACAGCATCAGATATTCTATCATTCATTGAGGCTTGATAAATATGTAGCACTCTTGATGGAAAGGGTGATTCGAAATGATCAACTTGTTTTGTAAAGTTTCTTCCAAATACATGGATACCGTGTTGATCCTGAATTGCGTTACAAAATTGAACGATGCAATTAGCTTTAGTTAAGAAAAACGAATTTACCTCATCATTCCGAAGAATAAAATTATCCATACGGAGAACCACATTTCCATTTGGTTTAACTTCTAGCATAGGTTTGCTTGCGTTACATGTTCTAGCACGAGTGTTAATGTGAAAGCTTTCCAATTCTGAGAGCCTTTTAATAACCTGTATTAGCTCATTGTTTCCTGATCCaagcatattttttataatttgtagttcgttttcaaatgaataaCCCGACAAAGAGGGCAACGGtcctaaaaaaaaacgtcatcATAAACGGGTTGCAAATTATGTAcattcccgctgcgcaaagcgacggaagaaatcaaggcgttcggagaattttatcatgccattttttccctccaacgacaaatttgtcaagcagctcgtcgagttacccgtccctggctccgcctcgtACCCCTCGCCAAGGgccgctgtcgaaggtttgaatgtgttggtgcgtcagacggccaatcgctgtcagccgtcgtccgtgctttttccctccatagcgctatctctttctcgcgtgtggtcaatgctcgcgagctgttgtggcgccaaaaatgccgttaacaaacattgcggcgatgaagttgcattttcacaaatcaaaccaaaaaaagcgcaatgagttcaaacactgcaatataaaaatgactaagcaATCGCTAGCtaacgctggagggtttgctgtgcaacgcgctgagccctaattcgcattgacacgttcagcccggcgctgattttcatcaactttccgttccgccagcatcaagaacgcaagtGGATTGTGAAACCAGCATCCTGGAAAGTTTACTGGTAGTCCCTGGTACATGTcatcgtgctgaacgtgttaagcattaagcataactttgttaccctaagcttttgctttcgtatgctgtAGATTACATAGATATCCTGAGCCATCTGCGCGTGGgtgtgagcgtgcgtgtgtgtgcaacactttcgccaaatgtgttttcttccggaatgttatgatccatcggtcaaagaaaggaaggtgttcatgaaaggcggaaagacgaattgaggccctTGTcgatggtaactgatgaccgggagcagGGGGTACtagcacacagctgttggaagattgaacggtatacttaaattgccggcagatggggggggaggggggggtggccatgggacccctacgatcatcggtcacaggccctaaaattgtagtAGCCATGGGGgaaggggaggtgcaaatggttctccagccatggtgccccaacgaccatctttccggcgGCCCTtatcgctaatactctgtccaattgtagacatacggcatactacagactagagatcatcggcgaccgcctagtccgcctaccgttaggtccgccgctggttcatgacggtgttattttttatcgtggaggtgcatccttccccctgcctgctgcGTTTGCaccgggcaggagacagtgtggcagtatgcaagttgcacactggataggagcgggcccgcggcaccgccatcattccgcacatctgcatgcccgtcgtgggttctaatcgcgtatgaaccgtccgccgtagcaagggctgactatccggctacgtggtactcaatcCTGAAAAgaccggcatgatcgcgtaggccaggggcctccaaacttttcatctcttgggccgcattgcttcaaaaataactatattgagggccatttgacgctacctttaaatgatgagtgaacgtttaaatctcgtttttataacaaaatactaactgTATTAgtacagtttcgtgttactaaagcttgatttttgtctaagaaaagtaaaaaatacatttttatttgaataagtcataataacgtaatatttatattaactctggcaaagtcatcgtgggcagcattataagctcttgagggccgcatgcggcccgcggaccgtagtttggagacccctggcgtaggccattacgccaataataagaataataataagaagaagaacttagcatagcagtccacactcggggaaggtttttgttttgactttggtgctgccgggtctaccgctgtggcgcgacaaatgcacggaatgcactcgaccaaaacatgaacctaccgatccgaacccattccaaggcattgccggtcaatcggcgtcatgataactactccaaaccaacaagccaccagattctggacggataggtgcagcaccatacgcacaccgtaataaaccaatccagaatcctcttttgtatggattcaattcaaaatgttgtttccactgcggccgctagctgaattggaaagaaatgtgcaacaaatcacacgcacgtttgctttgaTCATGTGtcttttaatacccccaacagcagagccgatcgcaaagatgccaatgccaattgttgtgttgtctctcaggtagcgagatcgaaaatgcatggactttgtagccgcagcggatgaaaatgtacccatcagaatcaaatagttttggggtttccaaacgcacgcacacacacatacacacaaacacgcgcgcgcaaactcacacacaaacacgcacgcgcaaactcacacacacacatgcgcgcgcgcacatgcatgaacgcgcgcacgccagcaagcacgcacgcacacacacacgcacgtacgcgcgcccgCGAATATGAAAGcgcgcacccacgaaagcgcgctcgc
The Anopheles arabiensis isolate DONGOLA chromosome X, AaraD3, whole genome shotgun sequence DNA segment above includes these coding regions:
- the LOC120905755 gene encoding uncharacterized protein LOC120905755; translation: MRRRLELLELRQRVQTLEYQSGKFSASDLKLDGIIEPFTGDDASKCIIEWLDELDHHFSLCRVQDSDKFFYVYRLLKGSAAMVAKASRASTLQQLKDELVVNFYVTPTTEGVYRQLRNRRLSPHETALRYVLDMQRIASRASVPEPELINIIFEGLGSPSYTAGMRFLVEKVEDLKPLLNKFEAIRPRYVAKSSETPFPSDRKRVTTNRGTTPTTVRCFNCSQFGHHQSACTRQRRPPGACFRCFQLGHNYKSCPNAETSAAAYPDAANRVDIDNAETLPLNELHEVAQ